One window from the genome of Ovis canadensis isolate MfBH-ARS-UI-01 breed Bighorn chromosome 21, ARS-UI_OviCan_v2, whole genome shotgun sequence encodes:
- the CCDC89 gene encoding coiled-coil domain-containing protein 89 — translation MPQEESDPRMDTPPSEEPLDKQNRKLEVQEEEMEFKELDDLREALANLRGLSEEDKSERAMLCSRIQEQSQLICILKRRSDEALERCQTLELLNTELEEKRLLEAEELKAKTQQAQKLEERFMTLASNHELMIRFKDEHKRQNAKLREENEKLRLENDQLFSPALKAQEAKVVQLTARSEALAKELETLQRKYAQDVCQAQAREQELLELQNRQACAHTEETEQLRMQLQSLQQQQQEALQQTAKAEQAHSQRNQELRARLQTVTREKEELLLLSVERGKVLQKKQAEICQLEEKLQMADVAKRHALERFEQEAVAVNSNLRVRELQRRVDGIQAAYDELRLQSEAFKKHSLDLLSKERELNAKLRHLFP, via the coding sequence ATGCCTCAGGAAGAGTCGGATCCCAGGATGGACACCCCACCCTCTGAAGAACCCTTAgataagcaaaacagaaaactgGAAGTCCAGGAAGAGGAGATGGAGTTTAAGGAGCTGGATGATCTGAGGGAAGCCTTGGCGAACCTCCgggggctgtctgaggaggacaaGAGTGAGCGGGCGATGCTGTGTTCCCGCATCCAGGAGCAGTCCCAGCTCATCTGCATCCTGAAGCGGAGATCCGACGAGGCCCTGGAGCGCTGCCAGACCCTGGAACTGCTCAACACcgagctggaggagaagaggctgCTGGAGGCCGAGGAGCTGAAGGCCAAAACTCAGCAGGCCCAGAAGCTGGAGGAACGCTTTATGACCCTGGCCTCCAACCATGAGTTGATGATCCGCTTCAAGGATGAACACAAAAGGCAGAACGCCAAGCTGCGGGAGGAGAACGAGAAGCTGAGGCTGGAGAATGACCAGCTTTTCAGCCCAGCGCTGAAGGCCCAGGAGGCCAAAGTGGTGCAGCTCACAGCCCGGAGCGAGGCCCTCGCCAAGGAGCTGGAGACCCTGCAACGGAAGTACGCCCAGGATGTCTGCCAGGCCCAGGCCCGAGAGCAGGAGCTGCTGGAGCTGCAGAACCGGCAGGCCTGCGCCCACACTGAAGAGACCGAGCAGCTGCGCATGCAGCTGCAGagcctccagcagcagcagcaggaggccctGCAGCAGACGGCCAAGGCCGAGCAGGCACACAGCCAGCGGAACCAGGAGCTGCGGGCCCGGCTGCAGACCGTCACTCGGGAGaaagaggagctgctgctgctgtccgtAGAGAGGGGCAAGGTGCTTCAGAAAAAGCAAGCGGAGATCTGCCAGCTGGAGGAGAAGCTGCAGATGGCCGACGTGGCCAAGAGGCACGCGCTCGAGCGCTTTGAGCAAGAGGCCGTGGCCGTGAACAGCAACTTGCGAGTCCGGGAGCTTCAGCGCAGGGTGGATGGCATCCAGGCCGCCTATGATGAACTCAGGCTGCAGTCTGAAGCTTTCAAAAAGCACAGCCTGGATCTTTTAAGCAAGGAGAGAGAACTCAATGCCAAACTACGCCATCTCTTTCCATAA
- the CREBZF gene encoding CREB/ATF bZIP transcription factor, translated as MRHSLTKLLAASCSDSPTRSESPAPVATCSLPPDLTGAAEDEGTAAAGSPGRRQPRGDEGESEAGRGGRGGVAARAPSPEEMEEEAMASVPGEETEDMDFLSGLELADLLDPRQPDWHLEPGLSSPGPLSSSGGGSDSGGLWRGDDDDEAAAAEMQRFSDLLQRLLNGIGACSSGSDSGGGEKRRRKSPGGGGGGGGSGGGNDSNQAATKSPRKAAAAAARLNRLKKKEYVMGLESRVRGLAAENQELRAENRELGKRVQALQEESRYLRAVLANETGLARLLSRLSGVGLRLTTSLFRDSPAGDHDYALPVGKQQPDPLEDQDDSAGGVCLHVDKDKVSVEFCSACARKASSSLKM; from the coding sequence ATGAGGCATAGCCTGACTAAACTGCTGGCGGCTTCGTGCAGCGACTCCCCGACGCGTAGTGAGAGCCCGGCGCCCGTCGCGACCTGCTCGCTGCCCCCGGACCTGACCGGGGCGGCGGAGGACGAGGGGACGGCGGCGGCCGGATCTCCCGGCCGCAGACAGCCGCGCGGCGACGAGGGCGAGTCGGAGGCCGGGAGGGGGGGCCGCGGCGGCGTGGCCGCGCGCGCGCCCTCGCctgaggagatggaggaggaggcgATGGCCAGCGTCCCCGGGGAGGAGACGGAGGACATGGACTTTCTGTCCGGCCTGGAACTGGCGGACCTGCTGGACCCCCGGCAGCCGGACTGGCACCTGGAGCCCGGGCTCAGCTCGCCGGGGCCCCTCTCCTCGTCCGGCGGAGGCTCGGACAGCGGTGGCCTGTGGAGAGGCGACGACGACGACGAGGCCGCGGCTGCCGAGATGCAGCGCTTTTCGGACCTGCTGCAGAGGCTGTTAAACGGCATCGGAGCTTGCAGCAGCGGCAGTGACAGTGGCGGCGGCGAAAAGAGGCGGAGAAAGTCCccgggaggcggcggcggaggcggcggcagcggcggcggcaacGACAGCAACCAGGCGGCGACAAAGAGTCCCCggaaggcggcggcggcggctgcccgCCTCAACCGGCTGAAGAAGAAGGAATACGTGATGGGTCTGGAGAGCCGAGTGCGGGGGCTGGCCGCCGAGAACCAGGAGCTGCGGGCCGAGAACCGGGAGCTGGGCAAGCGCGTGCAGGCACTGCAGGAGGAGAGTCGCTACCTTCGGGCCGTCTTAGCCAACGAGACCGGACTGGCTCGCCTGCTGAGCCGGCTGAGCGGCGTGGGACTGCGGCTGACCACCTCGCTCTTCAGGGACTCGCCCGCCGGGGACCACGACTACGCTCTGCCCGTGGGGAAGCAGCAGCCGGACCCGTTGGAAGACCAGGACGACTCGGCCGGAGGAGTGTGTCTACATGTGGACAAGGATAAGGTGTCGGTGGAGTTCTGCTCGGCGTGCGCCCGGAAGGCGTCGTCTTCTCTTAAAATGTAG